In Colius striatus isolate bColStr4 unplaced genomic scaffold, bColStr4.1.hap1 scaffold_45, whole genome shotgun sequence, one genomic interval encodes:
- the LOC133629451 gene encoding scavenger receptor cysteine-rich type 1 protein M130-like: MADAEVVCRQLGCGAAIEASKRGNFGPGSGFIWMDDVNCNSTESSLSDCKYGGWGKHKCSEIQEAGVICSGFVRLVGGQSHCSGRVQVHAEGQWKGVCGSHFGAQAAAVACRELRCGGALSVSGTAASGAGLGASWDRELRCVGNESQLISCPTGPLGERPCSQQDSAVLTCTQYAGFRLANGSTACEGRVEVQLLETWGTLCASRWDLADAHVLCGQLGCGFAESIPGGERFGPAPGPVWRDSFHCDGTEARLSQCPVTTLGASPCSRGNNAALICSGPVGSGSLRLVGGGSRCAGRVEIFQHGTWGRVLSEQWDVAEARVVCRQLRCGEAETAYNPPKAERGPGPVGLRGGGWAAGPRRHLGSVPATGSRRVRLANGPGRCAGRVEIYSQGSWGSVCDDGWDLPDAAVVCRQLGCGGAVRALGSAAFGEGSGHIWLDGVNCSGAEAALWDCPAGPWGRHDCGHKEDAGAVCSEFTALRLENSDGCSGRLQVFYNGTWGSVCSNSLTLETVSLVCKELGCGDTGTLESLLPHGRVSGPTWLDNIQCGERTSSFWQCPSAPWNPQSCVDLREEIHITCNGLCPPSRCPSSSVPPADRDRIRAVGGEDGCSGRVELWHHGSWGTVCDNAWDVQDAEVACRQLGCGPAVAALPEAAFGEGTGPIWLEQVECRGTEAALQHCWAWPGDRGLCRHKEDAAVRCAGPTRGRVSSGGRVSVPVIVCIVLGALLCLLLALLVRQVLRRRGSRRAQQPFPEAVYEEIDYSPVWKEQERFGRSAAVGASLHDTHCASPQAPPQRGPCPGCSPPLWPVRRRMLWEQLQTVPSCPQAAQRMATMMPERFLSPRRLLALGRELGKGPGSRRREQGPGTQPEGRSCAPAEAPGSLELEESPRPCPGGAAAMTTPKRCLWHVPVRTSRPWHRRSGHNSPRRERVVLPRGRSSQESPEHQDTVCTQGRQKEFPLALASCRASVSRWL; encoded by the exons ATGGCCGATGCAGAGGTGGTTTGtaggcagctgggctgtggggctgccatTGAAGCTTCCAAGCGTGGCAATTTTGGGCCAGGATCTGGCTTCATCTGGATGGATGATGTGAACTGCAACAGCACCGAGTCTTCCCTGTCTGACTGCAAATATGGAGGATGGGGCAAACATAAGTGCTCCGAGAtacaggaggctggagtgatTTGTTCAG GATTTGTGCGTCTGGTGGGAGGGCAGAGCCACTGCTCAGGACGTGTGCAGGTCCATGCCGAGGGACAGTGGAAAGGCGTCTGTGGCTCCCACTTTGGTGCCCAAGCTGCCGCTGtggcctgcagggagctgcgCTGCGGCGGGGCCCTGTCTGtgtctggcacagctgcctctggagcGGGGCTGGGTGCCAGCTGGGACAGAGAGCTGCGCTGCGTGGGGAATGAATCCCAGCTCATCTCCTGCCCCACGGGGCCCTTGGGGGAGcggccctgcagccagcaggacAGCGCTGTCCTCACCTGCACAC AGTACGCAGGGTTCAGGCTGGCCAACGGCAGCACAGCGTGCGAGGGGAGGGTGGAGGTTCAGCTGCTGGAGACCTGGGGGACCCTCTGTGCCTCGCGCTGGGATCTGGCCGATGCCCACGTTCTCTGTGGGCAACTGGGCTGCGGCTTTGCCGAGTCCATTCCTGGAGGAGAGCGTTTCGGCCCGGCGCCCGGCCCTGTCTGGAGAGACTCCTTCCACTGCGACGGGACTGAAGCCCGGCTGAGCCAGTGCCCAGTGACCACGCTGGGGGCCTCCCCGTGCTCCCGCGGGAACAACGCCGCGCTCATCTGCTCAG GCCCCGTCGGCTCCGGGTCCCTgcggctggtggggggagggagccggtGCGCCGGGCGAGTGGAGATCTTCCAGCACGGGAcgtggggcagagtcctgtctgagcagtgGGACGTGGCGGAGGCCCGTGTGGTGTGTCGGCAGCTGCGGtgcggagaggcagagacggccTACAACCCGCCCAAGGCCGAGCGAGGGccgggccccgtggggctgcgaggg GGTGGGTGGGCAGCTGGCCCCCGCCGCCATCTGGGCTCCGTCCCTGCCACAGGGAGCCGGCGCGTGCGGCTGGCGAACGGGCCCGGGCGCTGTGCCGGGAGAGTGGAGATCtactcccagggcagctggggcagcgTCTGCGACGACGGCTGGGACCTACCCGATGCCGCCGTCGTGTGCCGGCAGCTGGGCTGCGGAGGGGCCGTGCGGGCGCTGGGCTCTGCCGCCTTTGGGGAGGGCTCCGGGCACATCTGGCTGGACGGCGTCAACTGCTCCGGGGCCGAAGCCGCTCTCTGGGACTgcccggccgggccctgggGGCGGCACGACTGCGGGCACAAAGAGGATGCCGGAGCCGTCTGCTCGG agtTCACGGCcctgaggctggagaacagcGACGGCTGCTCCGGCCGCCTGCAGGTTTTCTACAACGGGAcgtggggcagcgtttgctccaACTCGCTGACTCTCGAGACGGTGTCGCTGGTGTGCAAGGAGCTGGGCTGCGGGGACACAGGGACCCTGGAATCGCTCCTGCCCCATGGCAGGGTGTCTGGCCCCACCTGGCTGGACAACATCCAGTGTGGGGAGAGAACCAGCTCTTTCTGGCAATGTCCCTCCGCTCCCTGGAACCCGCAGTCCTGTGTCGATCTGCGGGAGGAGATCCACATCACCTGCAATG ggctgtgcccaccgtcccgctgccccagcagctctgtgcctccTGCAGACAGGGACAGGATCCGCGCCGTGGGAGGAGAGGACGGCTGCTCGGGCCGGGTGGAGCTGTGGCACCACGGCTCCTGGGGGACGGTGTGCGACAACGCGTGGGACGTGCAGGATGCCGAGGtggcctgcaggcagctgggctgtgggccCGCCGTGGCTGCCCTGCCCGAGGCTGCCTTTGGGGAGGGCACGGGCCCCAtctggctggagcaggtggagTGTCGGGGCACAGAGgcggctctgcagcactgctgggcctGGCCCGGGGACCGCGGGCTCTGCCGGCACAAGGAGGACGCGGCCGTGCGCTGCGCGG GTCCCACACGAGGCCGTGTGAGCAGCGGCGGGAGAGTCTCGGTGCCCGTCATCGTCTGCATCGTCCTGGGGGCCcttctctgcctgctcctggcccTCCTGGTCAGGCAAGTGCTGAGGCGCAGAG gcTCCAGGAGAGCTCAGCAGCCCTTCCCCGAGGCCGTGTACGAGGAGATCGATTACAGCCCGGTGtggaaggagcaggagaggtTTGGGCGCTCAG cagctgtgggggctTCGCTGCATGATACCCACTGTGCATCTCCCCAGGCTCCTCCTCAGAGGGGTCCCTGCCCCGGCTGCAGCCCTCCCCTGTGGccagtgaggaggaggatgctgtgggagcagctccag ACAGTCCCGTCCTGCCCCCAGGCGGCCCAGCGGATGGCTACGATGATGCCAGAGAGGTTTCTGAGCCCGAGgaggctgctggccctgggcagGGAGCTTGGCAAAGGCCCAGGGAGccggaggagggagcagggcccgGGGACTCAGCCGGAG GGGCGAAGCTGCGCTCCCGCAGAAGCGCCGGGGTccctggagctggaggagagccCTCGTCCCTGTCCCGGGGGAGCTGCGGCTATGACGACGCCCAAGAGGTGTCTGTGGCACGTCCCTGTGAGGACATCGAGGCCGTGGCACCGCAGGTCGGGGCACAACAGCCCCCGACGGGAGCGTGTGGTGCTGCCGCGGGGCCgcagcagccaggagagccCTGAGCACCAGGACACTGTCTGCACCCAGGGGCGGCAGAAGgagtttcctctggctttgGCCTCGTGCCGAGCCTCAGTGTCGCGGTGGTTGTGA